From Triticum aestivum cultivar Chinese Spring chromosome 4A, IWGSC CS RefSeq v2.1, whole genome shotgun sequence, a single genomic window includes:
- the LOC123087809 gene encoding elongation factor 2: protein MVKFTAEELRGIMDKKNNIRNMSVIAHVDHGKSTLTDSLVAAAGIIAQEVAGDVRMTDTRADEAERGITIKSTGISLFYQMTPESLEMYKGDRDGDEYLINLIDSPGHVDFSSEVTAALRITDGALVVVDCIEGVCVQTETVLRQALGERIRPVLTVNKMDRCFLELQVEGEEAYQTFSRVIENANVIMATYEDVLLGDVQVYPEKGTVAFSAGLHGWAFTLTNFAKMYASKFGVDEAKMMERLWGENFFDPATKKWTSKNTGTATCKRGFVQFCYEPIKQIIATCMNDQKDKLWPMLKKLGVTMKNDEKDLMGKALMKRVMQTWLPASRALLEMMIFHLPSPSKAQRYRVENLYEGPLDDIYANAIRNCDPDGPLMLYVSKMIPASDKGRFFAFGRVFAGRVATGMKVRIMGPNFVPGQKKDLYVKSVQRTVIWMGKKQESVEDVPCGNTVALVGLDQFITKNATLTNEKEVDACPIRAMKFSVSPVVRVAVQCKVASDLPKLVEGLKRLAKSDPMVLCTIEESGEHIIAGAGELHLEICLKDLQDDFMGGAEIIVSPPVVSFRETVLEKSCRTVMSKSPNKHNRLYMEARPLEEGLAEAIDDGRIGPRDDPKVRSKILSEEFGWDKDLAKKIWCFGPETTGPNMVVDMCKGVQYLNEIKDSVVAGFQWASKEGALAEENMRGICFEVCDVVLHTDAIHRGGGQVIPTARRVIYASQLTAKPRLLEPVYLVEIQAPENALGGIYGVLNQKRGHVFEEMQRPGTPLYNIKAYLPVIESFGFSSTLRAATSGQAFPQCVFDHWDIMSSDPLEAGSQSATLVTEIRKRKGLKEQMTPLSDFEDKL, encoded by the exons ATGGTGAAGTTCACAGCGGAGGAGCTCCGTGGAATTATGGATAAAAAGAATAATATTCGCAACATGTCTGTTATTGCTCATGTTGACCACG GCAAGTCTACGCTTACGGATTCCCTTGTGGCAGCTGCTGGGATTATCGCCCAGGAAGTTGCTGGTGATGTTCGCATGACTGATACCCGTGCAGATGAGGCAGAACGTGGTATTACAATCAAATCCACGGGTATCTCCCTTTTCTATCAGATGACTCCTGAATCACTTGAGATGTACAAGGGCGACAGGGATGGTGATGAGTACCTTATCAACCTTATTGATTCACCTGGCCACGTTGACTTCTCTTCGGAAGTGACAGCTGCTCTTCGTATCACTGATGGTGCTTTGGTGGTGGTTGACTGTATTGAGGGTGTCTGTGTGCAGACCGAAACTGTGCTGCGCCAAGCTCTTGGTGAGAGGATTAGGCCTGTCCTCACCGTGAACAAGATGGACAGATGCTTCCTTGAGCTTCAAGTGGAAGGTGAGGAAGCATACCAGACTTTCTCCCGTGTCATTGAAAATGCCAATGTCATCATGGCAACATATGAAGATGTGCTGCTTGGTGATGTCCAAGTGTACCCGGAGAAGGGGACTGTTGCATTCTCTGCTGGTTTGCATGGGTGGGCTTTCACCCTTACAAACTTCGCCAAGATGTATGCCTCCAAGTTTGGAGTTGATGAGGCAAAGATGATGGAGAGGCTGTGGGGTGAGAACTTCTTTGACCCAGCCACAAAGAAATGGACCTCCAAGAACACTGGGACAGCTACCTGCAAGAGAGGTTTCGTTCAGTTCTGCTATGAGCCAATCAAGCAAATCATAGCAACCTGCATGAATGACCAGAAGGATAAGTTGTGGCCTATGTTGAAGAAgcttggtgtgaccatgaagaacGATGAGAAGGACTTGATGGGCAAGGCTCTCATGAAGCGTGTGATGCAAACTTGGCTGCCTGCCAGTCGTGCTCTGCTTGAGATGATGATATTTCATCTCCCTTCTCCTTCAAAGGCACAGAGGTATCGTGTGGAGAACTTATACGAGGGCCCCCTTGATGATATATATGCTAATGCTATCAGAAACTGTGACCCTGATGGTCCTCTTATGCTGTATGTCTCCAAGATGATCCCAGCATCTGACAAGGGTAGATTCTTTGCCTTTGGACGTGTTTTCGCTGGGAGGGTTGCCACTGGCATGAAGGTCCGTATCATGGGACCTAACTTTGTTCCTGGCCAGAAGAAGGATCTGTATGTGAAGAGTGTCCAGCGTACTGTTATCTGGATGGGAAAGAAGCAAGAGTCTGTTGAGGATGTTCCCTGTGGTAACACTGTTGCTTTGGTTGGTTTGGATCAGTTCATCACCAAGAATGCAACCCTGACAAATGAGAAGGAAGTTGATGCCTGCCCAATCAGGGCAATGAAGTTCTCTGTGTCCCCTGTTGTGCGTGTTGCTGTTCAGTGCAAGGTGGCTTCTGATCTTCCTAAGCTTGTTGAGGGTTTGAAGCGTCTGGCCAAGTCTGATCCTATGGTTCTCTGTACCATTGAAGAGTCTGGTGAGCATATCATCGCTGGAGCCGGAGAGCTTCATCTTGAAATCTGCTTGAAGGATCTGCAGGATGACTTCATGGGTGGTGCTGAAATCATTGTTTCCCCCCCTGTCGTCTCCTTCCGTGAGACTGTTCTGGAGAAGTCCTGCCGTACCGTTATGAGCAAGTCCCCCAACAAGCATAACCGTCTGTACATGGAAGCTCGCCCATTGGAGGAGGGATTGGCTGAGGCTATTGATGATGGCCGCATTGGCCCGCGTGATGATCCTAAGGTGCGCTCCAAGATCCTGTCTGAGGAGTTTGGTTGGGACAAGGATCTCGCCAAGAAGATTTGGTGCTTTGGACCTGAGACGACTGGCCCCAACATGGTTGTGGACATGTGTAAGGGAGTGCAGTATCTGAATGAAATCAAGGACTCTGTTGTGGCAGGGTTCCAGTGGGCATCGAAAGAAGGTGCTCTGGCTGAGGAGAACATGCGTGGCATTTGCTTTGAGGTCTGTGATGTTGTTCTGCACACTGATGCTATTCACAGGGGTGGTGGTCAGGTCATCCCAACAGCCAGGAGGGTCATTTACGCTTCTCAGCTCACTGCTAAGCCAAGGCTGCTGGAGCCTGTGTACCTGGTTGAGATCCAGGCCCCGGAGAATGCACTCGGTGGTATCTATGGTGTTCTGAATCAGAAGAGAGGGCATGTGTTTGAGGAGATGCAGAGGCCTGGTACCCCGCTGTACAACATCAAGGCTTACCTCCCGGTCATCGAGTCGTTCGGGTTCTCAAGTACCCTCAGGGCGGCGACATCCGGCCAGGCTTTCCCCCAGTGTGTGTTCGACCATTGGGACATCATGTCTTCTGATCCTTTGGAGGCCGGCTCCCAGTCTGCCACACTTGTCACGGAGATCCGCAAGCGCAAGGGCCTGAAGGAACAGATGACCCCTCTATCTGATTTCGAGGACAAGCTCTGA